The nucleotide sequence CATTTAGGGGGATAAGGTTTTATTTGACGCGAGGAATAGCGTTTTATTGATATCAGTCTGAAATTTGCTGGTGTCTCAAAATTCCCTTACAACTTCTACATCTTATACTATGCTTTATAATTAGGTTTTTACAAGGCAAGAAATGAATGTAAAGTATCAAATTTAGCGAAAGATGCCACGCCGATTTGCTAGTGACACAATTTGATTTGACAGACAAACTGCACTATCAACAAGCTATTTTGCACCTGCAGAAAAATGTGTCTCttattatttgtgtgaattCACTCTGTCAAACCAGAGCAGGCCAAGAGGTAATTtggattacatttaaaaataggaAAACGGATATGTTGTAAcacacaaaaatctatttgaaaatataactaaataggttttgtttaaataattttgtcTGCAATGTGCACTGCTATAGCACCTTTGTATTTTGGTGATAATTAGCAATACAGTTAGGCCTACATCTACACtcattaggtacacctgttcaattgcttgttaacacaaatagctaatcagccaatcacatagCAGCAAATCAATGTATTTAGGCATGTGGACGTGGtgaagacaacttgctgaagttcaaactgagcatcagaatggggaagaaaggggatttaagtgactttgagtgtggcatggttgttggaaccagacgggctggtctgagtatttcagaaaacgctgatctactgggattttcacacacaaccatctctagggttcaTAGAGAacggtccgaaaaagagaaactaTCCaatgagcggcagttgtgtggacgaaaacaCCTTGTTGACGTCAGAgaagaatgggcagactggtttgagatgacagaaaggcaacagttaCTCAAATAACCATTTGTTAGAACCAAGGtttgcagaataccatctctgaacgcacaacatgTCCAACCTttaagcagatgggctacagtaGCAGAacaccacaccgggtgccactcctgtcagccaAGAACAGGAacctgaggctacaattcacacagactcaccaaaattggacaatagaagcaTGTGGCCTGGCATAGCCAGTTGCCTAGGGCTGGCTATTCTGAAGGCCaaagggggtccaacctggTACTAGCactaaagtggccagtgagtgtatgtgGTTACTGTGACTAGGGGACAACTTAAAAACTGAGAACACTGTGCTAGACAAGTATAGTATACAGGTTTCACTTAAATAACTGTGTAGTTCTGTAATGGTGTGGGTGTGTATACAAAGTTTGTCACAGCTTCAATATGATTTCAATCAGAGAGAGGCAAACAGTACAATAAAGAACATCAACgtgttaaatataaaaaataacctTTATTTCACAAAACATACAGAGAAAATCCAAGTCTCACAAGGTAGGTCACTCATGACAGCCGCATCTGCTTTCACAGGACAACGGACAGGTAGTCACAAACCTGAAACAGAAGTGAACAATAAACTTGtgttgccaaaaaaaaaaaaaatccattcttTACAACTGATAATTCTTCCTTCAGGGAAGCCGGGTCAGTCAAGTAGCAGAGAatacataaacatacaaaataaaaataaagaacataTAACACTTCTTTCTTTATGTCAgccatggagaaaaaaaacattctgcagcagggttatgttatgttttcccacagcagcaacagatttcctttggtgtgagacgGTGCCGTACCTTGCAGCTTATCATCAGGTTGGGTGAGAGTTCTGTGTTGGGAGCTACAGAGAAAATCGGGTTGTGGAGACAGTCCTCCATGTGCTCCGACACCCTGGTCTCCAGAAGATGCCGCAGGACATCCGGGGTGATGTTCCGTTTCTAAAGACAGGGTGCACAATGTTCCAGCACTTTCGCCAAAGCCATTCCTTACTTACATAATCAAACCCTTTGCTTTTGTCCATTATTTTACAGGCTTTTAGCAGAGCCGCCAAAACGTGTTGTTTtctacaattaaaaacatttgaggggtttttgttttatgtctaCAAATTTTAAACACAGGACCAATATCTGTATATGAATGGATACAGGTGTGTGATAGTTTTCTAGGGATATAAGAATCATATTGCCGGGACTTCCTGTCTAAGTAATGTATTTGTCTTACTTCTGTTTGAGGAATGATCAAGCTCTAAAATTTGGAAGTAcagatgtaaacaggaagtataaTGTTGCCATAGGGTCAGTAACTTAGCTGTGGGCTACTCCTCGACCTGTGTTTGTTATACTGCCTAATGTCCTGTACCTGTGGATGTACAGACATCTATTACTGGATTACTTTGGTACCGaagaaaaacttaaaaaacGTGATGATTCTCAAGTCTTTTTTTCCCTGGGATTTCTAAGGGAATTTCTTAATGTTTATCTCGCAGTGGACATGGCAGAAAAGGATGTCCCCAGAAAgtgtgcgaaacagtgtgctgtacagttatatggattaaacgaagcatcgatgcaaagaatttgtgtcaatgctttttagtaatcaaaTTTATTAAGAAATCGTTTCCTGCGTCCCTAATTTTAAATGGATAGCGTTTAACAAACAAACCTTAGTGTTAATGTACAATCCACAGGGGCAGGAGATGAAATGGCTGTTGATGCTCAAGTTGTTCCTGGGAGACACAAAAAGCATGCTAATGTTGaatcattaaaatgtgtttatcatCAATAAAACTCCTGACATACAACAGAAGAGACAGATTTCCATATGTTTCCTTTTGCAACTTAAGGTATAACTCACTGCAGTTGAAAGGCTTTGTAAGACCGGTTTTGAAAATTGTGGTGTGTAACTATCTGCCTCTGTCAATATCTTACAATATAACATTTTTGAACTCACGTGTGACACACAGGGCAAATGATATGGATCTCTTCCATCCCTTCCACAACAGACGATATGTATTGCTGCTCAAACTGCAGGTTCCTTTCGTATTCTTCAATAATAGACATTTCTGAGgcacaaagaaaacaataaacagcGTTAGCAGGGGCTCACGCAACGTTGTAATCTGTGCATCTGTAGAAATATCTCAGCCCTGATGGCATCTGTCTAAATGTGGTATTACTGGACATTTAAGGTCATATCTACAGTCAGTATGCGTTCCTTCATAGAAATGTGTCACCTTGAGACAAGAGTTCCTGCTGGATTTCTTCGAGTACCGCCAGTTCATCATACTCCTTCATGACACTGAACATCTGTTAAAAAATGAAGCAGTAAAACTTGTAAACAGGGCTTTCAGCGTTGACAGTCAGAAACAGATAATGTCAAGACTTTGCTCTCTCATTAATTCTGTTCATTCTGTTCTGAGTGCTTTATTGACTGACTGCATGTGaagaaaggtttattttgaaaatgtgttacaATCTTTGTCTCAAAAGACGcagtgggtttgtttgggtcaatgacaacacagcggaagacaacgctgcagagatttttcagtcactcgtattttagtttttatgagagcaaTGAGGggaacttgattgaagaaaataaccttatagtgaacgcagggtgagttaacttttagctttggtttgtctctctgacttgctaatggcgtgtaaactgaagctctcagggttgctgctcttgtaaaaacgctaacGTTGTTCTGTTGCggtgtgcgtcgtgtgtcggcagagtctattggtccactgcacatgataacacgttacacattttaatcaatcaaccagcatatctagaaacgctacagactcctctgtatttatagtttttgggctcattgcagttactatcaccgtcttctaaagacttatttgttttcatgtaattgtcaatggggtcattgtattacctataaaatataaaatcttggtaatgcacacttagatgattttcatttgttaccaaaaaggtatttgctgtcattttatttttttatgcaaacaaaatggcgattgtagttttcaatataaaatgtcttgaaatggtttcagtgtgtgtatcagtacattaatatttattggcacatttttacaatacagtGGTAATACTGattaccgtttcatccctactcTGAAGGTGAGGGTCTCGTGGACAATCCATGTCACAGAGCTAACAGTAAGTGACACCGAGACCCAGAGACAGGACGAGAGACACATATAGAAAGTATACCTAGTGAGGAAGAACGGAAAGAAAAAGCCCGACCTCTGCCATGCCGTCTGGCCCCCACAGCGAGGGCAGTCTCCGGTCCTCTGACTGCAGGGCCGTCCactcctcctccatcacctcctGGACGATGGTGGAGGCCCCGGAGCCGCCGCCCTGCTGGCTCTCCTCCATCTGACGGTATCTCTCCAGCAGCCTCGACCGGCTGTTTTTGAGTCTGTCTACACAGCGCTACAAAAGTCAGAAGACAAAACCAGAGCAGCACAGTGTTAAACTCTGTCAAGAGCTCGCGGCGTCCCGACATGCTAGCTAGCTGAGAAGTTAACATTTGGTTTCTCACCCTGCGGTATGTTTCTTTCCATGGCGGAGTCGTTCCTTTATAAAGGGAGCGGTGTCTGTGCAGAGCGTCCATCTGTAGTGTTGCTAGCGAGTCGGAATTTGCATATATACAAATACTTGTTAAAAGAAACTGACCTAAATTGGGGAAgacttcaaaaacaaaacatgtcagCTTTTTACCCCGTACCCCGGAAGTGGATGTGCGCTGCCGCGCATTGCACGGTGGGTTATGTAGTTCAGTGCTGCCAAAAACTGGTTAACTGTCTGCAGCCGTGAAAGTAGAAATGACTGAAGTCTAAAGTTTTGGAATTGCCTTAAAGTACCCAGCACgtgttagaaaaaaaacaatcaaacgATTAAAAATATACTTTGAATTTCTATACATATTTCCTACAGTCATTCCTATCAGCAAGTACAATTTTGTGAAACCCCTACTAACCTTTAGGCTACTGCAACCTCTTCACTCCCTAACACTGCAAAACCACCACAGTACATACATAGTACACATGTTTTGTCCAATATACTACAAATCCAGTGTTGCCCTACTTTACATTTCCACTGACCATTTTAGTTAgatttcctttttcttcttctctttcttcttctttttaaaaaaaaattatttccacGCAGAGTCGTCTTGCAGAGGACTGAACTTTGCTTAAGTATTCTGTCTGAGAAGTCAATACATAAACTACCTCTGTCCAGTCTGAATCAAGCCGTCTTGGATCTAGATATTTGTATCAATTAATTGTGGACAAAGCAGGAATCCTCAGCTACTTTCTGACTACTTTCCCCTGCTGAGAGAATATTGAGAATGACACCAGCTGATCTGCATCTACAGCCAGTTTGGGTGTCTGATGTGGGTTGCCGCATAGCCTATCTGTGGCTTCTGAGATTGGGAGCTCCAGaggccgtattacagaaacttcctaaccaGCATATCCTGTCCTAtctgcttggtaaccatggtaataagggttaggaactgatttaggaatAAGGCCAATACAGATTCATTTCAGTGGTGGACGAAGTATTCAGTCTTTACTAATGTAAAGTACCagtacattcatttaaaaaaaatgctttatcACAAATAAAAGccctgcaataaaaacaaaggtaAAAGTACAGATGTATTATCAACAAAATATAGGCtatcaaaatgaaaagaattaGTTCTACAGTAAAAGTGGCCATTGACCAACATATAATTATGTATGACATTATTAGAATGGTGATGAATCGATGTGTGAGCAGCATGTTACTGTAAACATGTTAGCTGTTCGAGGTGGAGCTTAGATTTACAAGCGAAATATTTAAGCactttagtccagtggttctgAACCTAGGGGTCGGGCCCCTCCAAAGGTTCACAAAATAAGTAAGAAAGGATTGTGACATGATTAAtgggagaggaaagacaaaaataaagctTCTACACAAATCTGTATGTTTTCACGTTTTTCTCTAAATGCTCAGCATtcttttgtgaaatattggataGTTTCACCTCTTTGAGCCTCAAACAGTCATTGAAAtgaaacactgtttttttttggtaaGGGGCCACAATGCTTATATgcttataaaattattttagaaatgtatctgtttttatgtaaaatcttaatctgaaaaccCACTAAACCTGTCAATCGAATTTAAAAATGGTGTAAAAAAGTAGTTCCATCTGCAGTGTAATGGagtataattataataaagcAGGAAATGGAAATAGTCTAGAAGTGCTGTTCCTGTTCCTATTCCTAATACTGAGAGACCCCCCCACCCAACCCCCCCGTCATAAACCACATAAGCTCATGGAAAATGAGCTCATGTGTCTGCAGCATGCAGTCTATGGTCTGCAGGCGGATTTGATAGCGGGGACAGGCCCACTCAAGTTGATTCACAAAATCCTCCGTGTTCAGCCCCCCCGCAGCAGCAGCTTTGACACGTCTGGTCGGCTggttcagcaccacggacagcgaCTTCTCCAATAGGCTGCAGCGCGCCAGCGGCCAATGGATTCAGCGGCGCGGCTGCGACGGTTACGGCCAGCAGCGGCGGCAGCATCCCGGCGGCAGCCAATGAGAAGGCGCCGTATCTCTCCCACATCCAACCCGAATAACTGCAGATGCccgcatctctctctctctctctctctctctctctctctctctctctctctggcaggTTTGCATAGCTGAAGTAGACTATAAGCGGCTGTCTATTTTTGGAATTCATTGTGGCcatttctcccctctctcttggTATTCTCCCCTTTGTTTTGACTTAGGTTTTTAGACCCATatctgctgttttatttatttctgatgGAGGTTTGTCCAAGCTGTGAGCATCGTCGCGGGACATTCATAGCCGTGATCGCATAGATTTTCGGCTCTCAATGGAAGACATCTTCCCACTGACTACGGTGAAGCATATTTCGCTTTTGCTTCGCATCAACGAGCGGGGGACTTTTTATAAATGAAGGTTTGAGAAAGGCTGCAGCCCACCAGGAGGCAAACCTGTCGGCCTGTAACGCTGGGGTTTATTTATAATCAGGGACCTAACCGTTTTCACGTCCTGGGAGCTGGACTGCTTGTGCTGGCGGTGTGAaaagcattttcacattttgaccGCATTTGCACAGCAGCAAGGGGGGCCAAGGTGTGATACATGGATTTCACAAGGAGAGTGGATTAATCAGAAGGTAGGATCACACAGCGGATTGTTTTTCCGCATGTGgcaacattttatttcagcCCCGCAAATAATGAACAGCCTAATGCGAAGGCCCAAATAGTGCTCAAAAGCCAACATTATAGACATAATCACTTAATGCACAGTTGTGTGACCGCTCTATTCTTCATGTTTAGattatgtagcctacatttaatcCGTGGATGTGTAAGAGCACAGGCTGATGTTTCTGAAGCCGCCTTGTGTTGGAGGCTGTTTTCAAGGCTTCCATTTTGAAGCTAAGATGGATGCTTGCGCACATTTCTTTCTCATGCATCTCTGGCCTTATCTTGGTTCTTATATAATACTGAGGAACACTGGAGAGGATGCAGGCCAGTGTTACACTGACCTGAGAGGCGATGCATATGCTTTATGTAGAGAGATATCACCAGCGTTGTTTATTCACAGACACTAAGCCTCCATTGGAGATTTAAACCAAATGACAAAATGCATGGTTGCTGAGGTCCCTTCTATTAAACTATGGAGGCATGCTCATTGTCTTTGATAAGAAAAGAATCCTTTATGTGATCACTGTTGAGCATTTATTACACAGGTGTTGCGGTCTGGATATTATATTGTGAAGGGATGCCATCAAATGGTGGCTATAGAATTTATAAGAAAATTTAAATCACCTTGAGATCTCAGGGTGAAAACATAATGAGACCATATtaagttgtatttatttatcatcataGATTCTTGTTTAAGCATTTTTGTAAAATTCAGTCAGTAACCTTTTGAAATCTTTAAAGGTTTTCTTTTAAGTCACTTCCCTCAAAAAACCCAACacttaactcaaggtccacttaccaGTTTTTGGATGAGCTTTTAACCACATTCCATGCCCTTCCTCTGGGAAAACTTGATAAGGTTTCTCCTCACTCACTCCTCACCAAAACATTAAGTACTCAAAGTCTACTTACTAGCTTTTTAAGGGATTTCAATCACGTCTTAAGCttatgatacacggagcaacttttcgAGCagtggtgctgggcaatgttgccatcaatggtaatgagtaaagattactaacATACtccccttcccccatcactccACCACCCACCCCGCCCGCCattatccgttcaaaacatagccagacttgccaccagcaagattacccagcaacattgctcaaaaagttgtcCCCGTGTTTCATCACCTTTAGGGTCTTCTTTGGGAAATAGAGTTCGAATCAGTTGACATGGTTGCTAGGTGACGGCAAAATCACCATGGAAAAATCTATCTGGGCATCTGAGTAAACTCCATCAGCTGagaaaaactgtgaaatgtgGCAGAATGCttcagaaaaaaatcacaaactACCATGAAAACTTTTCACTCTTTACAAAAGAAGTAAAAGCCGGAGTGTAAGAGTCTTTCTGACTTTGGAAACTCAAcggaccttgagttaagataTAAAGCCCCTGGAGCTTTATTGCTTGCTCAGTTGTCATATAACTGGAGGACAGTGAGGGCACTGTGAAAGTGTTTGTTGTCGATGACTTAATTTTGCATTGTTTACGACATGTAATATAACTAATAGGGAATATTGCTACTCCTTTGTGTTCTTTACTCACAGGTTCAACTTCCTCTAGAAGTGAAACACTTTGGTCCCCTCAAAGCTCTTTCCCTTGAACAATCAAAGAGCTTTCCTCCAATTAGTTCCCACTCCCCCTGTTCTGTGTCCCACTGCCAACCCTCGTGCAGGCATCATGGGTACagtgctctctctgtctcccagcTACCGCAAAGCAGTGCTGTTTGAGGATGGCCCAGCCACGGTAGGCCACTACACAGCGGTACAGAATAGCAAGAACGCCAAggatgctgctgcagcagcctcCAAGTCCCTCAAACGCCCCTCTATCATCAATGTGTTGCCATGGAAACGCATTGTGGCTGTATCGGCGAAGAGGAAGGGCTCCAAGAAGCTGCAGTCAGACGGCGGGGACGGTGGGAAAGGGAGCTCCCCGGAAGGCCACACCACTGCCACAGCCAACTCCGCCTCCAATAGCCTGAAGCTGAAAAAGTCTCAGTCCTGCGCTAACCTTTCATCTTACTCCTCAAACCAGGACCCCTCGGCCGCTACCACCACTACCTCCTCCCACCTGCCCATCTCCAAGACCCTGGCAAACGTAGCTACTGTCGCTGCCAAAAAGAATTCCCTCACAGGCTCCGGGATCCAGCCGTCTACTGCAACTGGCACGCCAAAACGTGTCATCGTCCAGGTAGCCTGAACCTTCAGAAGATTTTTCACTAAATTAGTATTTCGAaagtcatcattttatttaaactaaTTGCTGCCTCATTTCTGCAATCCTTACCCCAGTGCTCTTTGTTAACTCTTTAACTCTCTTAACTTTACTTttgttccttttctctctcaaacCCAGGCCTCCACCAGCGAACTAATGCGCAGCCTGGGTGAGTTCCTGTGCCGTCGGTGTTACAGACTGAAGCGTCTATCCCCAACAGATCCGGTGCTGTGGCTGCGCAGTGTGGATCGTTCCCTCCTCCTACAGGGCTGGCAGGATCAGGGCTTCATCACTCCGGCCAATGTGGTCTTCCTCTACATGCTGTGCCGCGATGTGGTCTCGTCCGAGGTGGCCTCAGAGCGCGAG is from Micropterus dolomieu isolate WLL.071019.BEF.003 ecotype Adirondacks linkage group LG02, ASM2129224v1, whole genome shotgun sequence and encodes:
- the rpain gene encoding RPA-interacting protein, whose translation is MWLKAHPKTATLQMDALHRHRSLYKGTTPPWKETYRRRCVDRLKNSRSRLLERYRQMEESQQGGGSGASTIVQEVMEEEWTALQSEDRRLPSLWGPDGMAEMFSVMKEYDELAVLEEIQQELLSQEMSIIEEYERNLQFEQQYISSVVEGMEEIHIICPVCHTNNLSINSHFISCPCGLYINTKKRNITPDVLRHLLETRVSEHMEDCLHNPIFSVAPNTELSPNLMISCKVCDYLSVVL
- the LOC123984564 gene encoding cyclin-dependent kinase 5 activator 1-like, translated to MGTVLSLSPSYRKAVLFEDGPATVGHYTAVQNSKNAKDAAAAASKSLKRPSIINVLPWKRIVAVSAKRKGSKKLQSDGGDGGKGSSPEGHTTATANSASNSLKLKKSQSCANLSSYSSNQDPSAATTTTSSHLPISKTLANVATVAAKKNSLTGSGIQPSTATGTPKRVIVQASTSELMRSLGEFLCRRCYRLKRLSPTDPVLWLRSVDRSLLLQGWQDQGFITPANVVFLYMLCRDVVSSEVASERELQASLLTCLYLSYSYMGNEISYPLKPFLVEAEKEAFWDRCLEIINRMSGKMLQINTDPHFFTQVFADLKNESKKEEEKTKLLIGLDR